A single region of the Sinobacterium caligoides genome encodes:
- a CDS encoding glycosyltransferase family 4 protein, with protein sequence MEILFSFAMSLLGTVILMPKMIRYASRLGLLDDPSDERKVHTEFIPRCGGIAIALASVLPLYFWLPMGEQALGVIVGGAIVCIFGLADDIFELNYKWKFIGQILAVLCLLRFGVVVVDVPFLSRDFVFYREVGYLITFFFILGCINAVNLSDGLDGLAAGVSLLSLVLIAIYSNIVGSVAATVIAIIAIGGLLGFLRFNTYPAQVFLGDTGSQLAGYVLSALLVLVTQVDGSYLSTMLPVVVLGIPIFDTVMVMLIRVKSGRSPFSPDRNHLHHQLMKSGLPHYRAVAVIYLMQVFLLCVSYLLRYESNLTLLVFYVSFCFMLSTMLFVMSGKFSLADELLVVDAGILQKDKRNSLLRRFEWFYKNSPYVIQVFLLAAFFLVFSVADKISDPLSIFLMVFSCLLYVTYFFSAVSRSMSVRFVLYGGAVVVTYLLSLLDESNIMVAVVDVYLLAFVFVLGLAIRMTRREFFRLDNQDLLVFIAVLAVSQLPFESVDKYSVDHFTFRIIVFFYACEFLVSRTDFSKKLVCRVVPLSVFSLSLFTYLY encoded by the coding sequence TTGGAAATACTCTTTAGTTTTGCGATGTCACTATTGGGTACTGTAATCTTAATGCCAAAAATGATTCGTTATGCCTCTAGGCTAGGCTTATTAGATGACCCCAGTGATGAGAGGAAGGTACATACGGAGTTTATTCCTCGTTGTGGTGGTATAGCAATCGCATTAGCATCAGTGCTACCACTCTACTTTTGGCTTCCTATGGGAGAGCAGGCTCTGGGGGTGATTGTTGGTGGGGCTATTGTTTGTATCTTTGGCCTTGCTGATGATATTTTTGAGCTGAATTACAAGTGGAAATTTATTGGGCAGATATTGGCTGTGCTTTGTTTACTGCGCTTTGGTGTTGTTGTTGTAGATGTCCCATTTTTGTCTCGTGATTTTGTTTTTTACCGGGAGGTTGGCTACCTAATTACGTTTTTTTTTATCCTCGGCTGTATTAATGCTGTGAATTTATCGGACGGTCTTGATGGCTTGGCGGCTGGTGTCAGCCTCTTGTCTTTAGTCTTGATCGCTATTTATAGCAATATTGTTGGTAGTGTTGCGGCAACTGTTATCGCCATTATAGCAATTGGCGGTCTTTTGGGCTTTTTACGCTTTAATACTTATCCTGCGCAGGTGTTTCTTGGTGATACAGGTAGTCAGTTAGCGGGTTATGTTTTATCAGCATTGTTAGTTCTTGTTACTCAGGTCGATGGTTCGTATCTCAGCACAATGTTGCCTGTTGTTGTTTTAGGTATTCCAATCTTTGATACTGTGATGGTGATGTTAATAAGGGTCAAAAGCGGAAGGTCACCATTTTCGCCTGACAGAAATCATTTACATCATCAGTTGATGAAGTCAGGGCTGCCACATTATCGAGCTGTTGCTGTTATCTATTTGATGCAGGTGTTTTTGCTCTGCGTATCGTATTTGTTGCGTTATGAGTCTAATTTAACACTGTTGGTTTTTTACGTGTCGTTTTGTTTTATGTTGTCAACAATGCTTTTTGTAATGTCAGGCAAGTTTTCTTTGGCTGATGAGTTGCTTGTCGTTGATGCTGGTATATTGCAAAAAGATAAAAGGAATAGTCTTCTAAGAAGGTTTGAGTGGTTTTATAAGAACTCACCGTATGTTATTCAGGTTTTTCTCCTGGCCGCATTTTTTCTTGTATTTTCAGTGGCAGATAAAATTTCAGACCCACTGTCTATTTTTCTAATGGTTTTTTCTTGTTTGCTCTATGTTACATACTTTTTTTCGGCGGTGAGTCGTTCGATGTCAGTCCGATTTGTTCTGTATGGCGGGGCTGTTGTCGTTACTTACTTACTTTCATTGTTAGATGAAAGCAATATTATGGTTGCTGTTGTCGATGTTTATTTGTTGGCTTTTGTGTTTGTTCTTGGTTTGGCGATCAGGATGACGAGAAGAGAGTTTTTTAGATTGGATAATCAAGATTTGTTGGTTTTTATTGCTGTCTTAGCAGTCTCTCAGCTCCCGTTTGAGTCAGTTGATAAATATTCGGTAGATCATTTTACTTTTCGGATAATAGTTTTTTTCTATGCGTGCGAATTTCTTGTGAGTCGTACTGATTTCAGTAAAAAATTGGTTTGTAGGGTTGTGCCGTTGAGTGTTTTTTCACTTTCTTTGTTTACGTATTTATATTGA
- a CDS encoding ExeA family protein translates to MYRKHFSLIEKPFSLTPNPEFLYFSAKHRVAYSMLEYGLMEQSGITVITGDVGAGKTTLLRHLMNNYSSDDLVIGLVNNMYDGSGKLMEWVMMSFGLDHAAEGHIGLLRAFQNFVINNYANRKTTVIVVDEAQNLSDDSLEELRLLNNINSEGDDLLKVILVGQPELLGRLSSQSLIQLAQRVSVEYHLESLTASETVAYVQHRMKVAGGDEAVFDDSSIYAIYYLTNGVPRLINTLADYALLYAFSNDKSVVDVESILAVAKGRRIGGLNHAVDKKHDKESVMEFIEMTTGVNLGREMV, encoded by the coding sequence ATGTATAGAAAGCATTTTTCGCTGATAGAAAAGCCGTTTTCTCTAACGCCAAATCCGGAATTTTTATACTTTTCAGCAAAGCACCGTGTAGCTTATTCAATGCTGGAATATGGTCTGATGGAACAAAGTGGTATAACCGTGATTACAGGTGATGTGGGCGCGGGTAAGACGACTCTTTTGCGTCACTTGATGAATAACTATTCGTCAGACGATTTGGTTATTGGTCTAGTCAATAATATGTATGATGGCTCCGGGAAGTTGATGGAGTGGGTGATGATGTCATTTGGCTTGGATCATGCTGCTGAAGGGCATATAGGGTTGTTGAGAGCGTTTCAAAACTTTGTTATTAATAATTATGCTAATAGGAAGACCACTGTCATTGTTGTTGATGAGGCGCAGAACTTATCAGACGACTCGTTAGAAGAGTTGCGGTTATTAAATAATATAAACTCTGAGGGCGATGACTTGCTAAAAGTTATTTTGGTGGGGCAGCCTGAACTGCTTGGAAGGCTAAGCTCTCAGAGTCTTATCCAGTTAGCGCAAAGAGTATCGGTGGAATATCACTTAGAATCCTTGACAGCATCAGAGACTGTGGCGTATGTCCAGCATAGGATGAAGGTGGCGGGTGGTGATGAAGCAGTTTTCGATGACTCATCAATATATGCTATTTACTATCTGACGAACGGTGTGCCAAGGTTAATAAATACATTGGCAGATTATGCACTTTTGTATGCCTTTTCTAATGATAAAAGCGTAGTGGATGTTGAGTCTATATTGGCTGTGGCTAAAGGGAGGAGAATCGGAGGGTTAAATCATGCTGTCGACAAAAAACATGACAAAGAGAGTGTGATGGAGTTTATAGAAATGACAACAGGGGTGAATCTAGGGCGTGAGATGGTTTGA
- a CDS encoding tetratricopeptide repeat protein, translating into MYLKNKFSVASAALCMASVIVLSGCGGREDREEVYVDKAKSYIEEGNFDKALVDVKNVLQINANNIQGRLILAEIEEENKNWQGMYQNLLFVVDKDPENYEANAKLVQVYIAMKKLDEAKLAADILTKVAPERAESYASLSIIALTEGDREKAIVLAEKGLQVDSANLLAVTVLVKANAESPVKALSYITAALQASPASEELYKLKLRVDAQANDIEGVRDDFKNLVSLDKHNIAYYNGYFKSYMSDEVVDFKKVTLILDDAILENPEEPRLKLWRADVIRMNKGYEESAKYIKSVIAEFPEVFVYREALAKLYMTNKEPENAEKVFQSAIDYNPDGASALSSRLKLAKISLAKGEAEKGERYVDETLAIDSVNVDALIIKAKLQLSRSELDRAITGLRSALNVKPDSVEALLILGGVYEFNNDSLLALENYKKAVGYEPNNLSALLKLGLLNNKMGDFEMAEQYLSRVVQDQPKNGSAIGVLADIYSSQERWDDAKSLLQSIENDENYTALRSYVMARILLRENDLKAAEPLLIKSIYSAPGIIEPLTTYIQLMLSTNRVSDAETFINQFIVDNPKAFHAYETRGMIYQIKGENEKAKQSYIKAVELNPAASTSYLRLASMAMVVQDYKAAEAYYMDVVNNSAEPEKGELALAELYRLLERYDDARNMYRQILDTKPNNVIAKNNYAVLLLDYFGDEKDVREARELLIGFEESNVPAFLDTFGWLQYRLGNYTQAVSYLRLAKSRGGEGVEFDYHLGMAYKATEMSDEAKKYLESALADKELQFKGRDTAEQALADL; encoded by the coding sequence ATGTATCTTAAAAATAAATTCTCGGTCGCATCGGCAGCTTTATGCATGGCCAGTGTTATTGTTTTGTCTGGGTGTGGTGGTCGTGAGGATCGTGAGGAGGTTTATGTCGATAAGGCTAAGTCCTATATTGAGGAAGGGAACTTCGATAAAGCATTGGTCGATGTAAAAAATGTGCTCCAGATTAATGCTAACAATATTCAAGGTCGATTGATTTTGGCCGAGATTGAAGAGGAGAATAAAAATTGGCAAGGAATGTATCAGAATTTACTTTTCGTTGTCGATAAGGACCCTGAAAACTACGAGGCTAATGCAAAGTTAGTACAAGTATATATTGCAATGAAGAAGTTGGATGAGGCTAAGTTAGCGGCAGATATTCTGACTAAAGTGGCCCCAGAGAGGGCAGAGTCTTATGCTAGCCTGTCAATTATAGCCTTGACAGAGGGCGATAGAGAGAAAGCTATTGTACTAGCAGAGAAGGGACTTCAAGTGGATTCCGCTAATTTATTGGCGGTTACGGTTCTTGTTAAGGCGAACGCGGAGTCACCAGTTAAAGCCTTAAGCTATATAACAGCTGCGCTACAAGCTTCCCCTGCTAGTGAGGAACTATATAAGCTGAAGCTTCGGGTCGATGCTCAAGCGAATGATATTGAAGGCGTTCGCGATGATTTCAAGAATCTTGTTAGCTTAGATAAGCATAATATAGCTTACTATAATGGTTATTTTAAGTCTTATATGTCTGACGAGGTCGTAGATTTCAAGAAAGTTACTTTAATTCTTGATGATGCGATATTAGAAAACCCAGAAGAACCACGGCTAAAATTATGGCGTGCGGATGTTATAAGAATGAATAAGGGGTATGAGGAGTCCGCAAAGTATATTAAAAGTGTTATAGCTGAGTTTCCAGAGGTTTTTGTTTATCGAGAAGCGCTGGCTAAGCTGTACATGACGAATAAGGAGCCTGAGAATGCTGAAAAAGTATTTCAGTCGGCAATTGACTATAACCCGGATGGCGCCTCAGCACTATCCTCACGGTTGAAGCTAGCGAAGATCAGTTTAGCAAAAGGCGAGGCAGAGAAAGGGGAACGGTACGTCGATGAGACGCTTGCGATAGACTCAGTTAATGTTGATGCGCTTATTATTAAGGCTAAATTACAGCTTTCTAGGTCTGAACTCGACAGGGCGATAACTGGGTTGCGATCAGCTTTGAATGTTAAGCCTGATTCTGTTGAGGCGTTATTAATTCTTGGTGGCGTATATGAATTTAATAATGATAGCCTACTAGCCTTGGAAAATTATAAAAAGGCGGTTGGCTATGAGCCTAATAACCTCTCCGCTTTATTAAAGCTGGGGTTGCTGAACAATAAAATGGGGGACTTCGAAATGGCGGAGCAGTATTTGTCTCGGGTCGTTCAAGATCAGCCGAAGAATGGTTCTGCCATAGGTGTTTTAGCGGATATCTACTCATCGCAGGAGCGTTGGGATGATGCAAAGTCACTGTTGCAGTCAATAGAAAATGATGAGAACTATACTGCGCTTCGCTCTTATGTGATGGCAAGAATCCTATTGCGTGAGAATGACTTGAAGGCAGCTGAACCTCTTCTGATAAAGTCCATTTACTCAGCCCCCGGTATCATTGAGCCATTAACTACTTATATACAATTGATGCTGTCGACGAACCGTGTATCAGATGCCGAGACTTTCATTAATCAATTTATTGTTGATAACCCAAAGGCATTTCATGCTTATGAAACGCGTGGAATGATTTATCAGATTAAAGGTGAAAATGAAAAGGCCAAGCAGAGTTATATAAAGGCTGTTGAGTTAAACCCTGCTGCTAGTACTTCGTATCTACGTTTGGCCTCAATGGCCATGGTGGTACAGGACTATAAGGCCGCCGAAGCTTATTATATGGACGTAGTGAATAATAGTGCCGAGCCAGAGAAGGGAGAGTTGGCTTTGGCTGAGTTATATCGCCTCCTAGAGCGTTATGATGATGCGCGTAATATGTATCGTCAGATACTCGATACTAAGCCAAATAACGTGATTGCCAAAAATAACTATGCCGTATTATTGCTGGACTACTTCGGTGATGAGAAAGATGTACGAGAGGCTAGGGAGTTGTTGATCGGCTTTGAGGAATCGAACGTACCAGCCTTCCTAGATACTTTTGGTTGGTTGCAGTATCGATTGGGTAACTATACTCAGGCAGTCTCATATTTACGCTTGGCAAAATCGCGTGGTGGTGAGGGGGTCGAGTTCGACTATCACCTTGGAATGGCGTATAAGGCTACGGAGATGAGTGATGAGGCAAAGAAGTACCTTGAATCTGCGCTTGCAGATAAAGAGCTACAGTTTAAGGGCAGAGACACGGCGGAGCAGGCGTTAGCTGATTTATAA
- a CDS encoding CpsD/CapB family tyrosine-protein kinase, which translates to MEYVQEAIAKARSQRHSKFDGANATGESKENKVQDLTKITYSETKIQKLNKLHLERERVITALSSDKRAEPYRQLRTILLKTFREKGYQSLALVSADKGAGKTLTAINLAVELSKEVNQTVLLVDLDLKSPSIAKTLGLEVGLGVRDIIEGNAEVCDVLINPDLERLVVLPALKVEGNTSEILSSPSMIDLMHELEKKYPERIVIYDLPPLLNDDDAIVIGGKVDAALLVVEDGVTSKEGVERCRVLLDSDNFIGTILNKSE; encoded by the coding sequence ATGGAATATGTTCAAGAGGCAATAGCAAAGGCAAGGTCACAGAGGCACTCTAAGTTTGATGGCGCTAATGCCACAGGAGAAAGCAAAGAAAATAAAGTACAAGATTTAACAAAAATAACCTATAGCGAAACGAAGATTCAAAAGTTGAATAAGCTACATCTCGAGAGGGAGCGGGTGATCACTGCATTATCATCAGATAAGCGTGCCGAGCCATATAGACAGTTAAGAACTATCTTATTGAAGACGTTTCGTGAAAAAGGTTACCAGAGCTTGGCGCTCGTCTCGGCCGATAAGGGGGCGGGTAAGACCTTGACTGCTATAAATTTGGCAGTTGAATTATCAAAAGAAGTTAATCAAACAGTTCTTTTAGTTGACTTAGATCTCAAATCTCCAAGTATAGCAAAAACATTAGGCTTGGAGGTGGGGCTTGGTGTAAGAGATATTATAGAAGGTAATGCTGAGGTTTGCGATGTCCTTATAAACCCAGATTTAGAGCGTTTAGTTGTGCTTCCTGCTTTAAAGGTAGAAGGCAATACATCAGAGATATTATCCTCACCTTCTATGATCGATTTAATGCACGAGCTAGAAAAGAAATATCCCGAAAGAATTGTTATTTATGATTTGCCCCCTCTGCTCAATGACGATGATGCGATAGTCATTGGTGGCAAGGTAGATGCTGCATTATTGGTTGTGGAAGACGGCGTGACAAGTAAGGAAGGAGTTGAGCGCTGCCGAGTGTTGCTGGATAGCGATAATTTTATTGGCACTATTTTAAATAAATCGGAATAG
- the xrtD gene encoding VPLPA-CTERM-specific exosortase XrtD, with amino-acid sequence MTDIETGLKNSTVLEGSKPYVFFVFLAISVSLIIFLFSDSLSMMVQWWERDEYSHGYMIPVISLLLVLQSLPSLSKRSRSSSWAGVVLVVLSVGLWVVAELSSLFIISQYSFLLAIYAVSIAVVGWRGFFVVFIPLIYLVFMIPLPSFLYSNLSQTLQLISSQLGVMVVRAFDISVYLEGNVIDLGVYKLQVVEACSGLRYLFPLMSFGFLMAAVYKGKLWHKVVIFLSTIPITVLMNSFRIGLIGVTVEYWGIEMAEGVLHDFEGWVIFIACLFFLFLEIALLGFISGMKGAVIDRFNLDLPDFKLVDFNGDFFLMRNQRPLVGCFVVLMAALFVSGAIKGREDIHPERESFVSVPLVNDNWRGKSVKLSEDVLGVLKLTDYMNANYISRQDGAIVNLYAAYYASQRRGASIHSPKSCLPGGGWVLQEFGQHEISNVPSMKGVNVNRSIIVKGESKQLVYYWFEQRGRKLTNEYLLKWYLMQDAIMINRTDGALVRLVSPIAFDETAEDVDKRFESFLLEFYPDVMKAVPGV; translated from the coding sequence ATGACTGATATAGAAACTGGGTTAAAAAATAGTACAGTGCTTGAGGGATCGAAACCTTATGTTTTTTTTGTTTTTCTGGCGATATCAGTTTCTTTAATTATATTCTTGTTTTCTGACTCGCTATCAATGATGGTGCAGTGGTGGGAGCGCGATGAGTATAGCCATGGCTATATGATTCCTGTGATTTCGTTACTCCTAGTTCTTCAGTCGTTACCTAGTTTGTCGAAAAGATCAAGGTCATCAAGTTGGGCTGGCGTTGTTCTTGTTGTTCTTTCCGTGGGGCTATGGGTGGTTGCAGAGCTCAGCTCTTTGTTTATTATCTCTCAATATTCCTTTTTGTTAGCGATATATGCAGTATCAATAGCTGTCGTCGGTTGGCGTGGATTTTTTGTGGTTTTTATACCGCTAATATATTTGGTGTTTATGATTCCTCTGCCCAGTTTTCTATACAGTAATCTGAGTCAGACTCTTCAGTTAATATCCTCTCAGCTTGGCGTTATGGTGGTGCGCGCTTTTGATATTAGCGTTTATTTAGAGGGTAATGTAATTGATCTAGGGGTTTATAAACTTCAGGTGGTTGAGGCCTGCAGTGGCCTTCGGTATCTTTTTCCATTGATGAGCTTTGGTTTTCTAATGGCGGCTGTTTATAAGGGTAAATTATGGCATAAGGTCGTTATATTTCTAAGTACTATACCTATTACTGTGCTGATGAATAGCTTTCGCATAGGTTTGATCGGGGTGACGGTTGAGTACTGGGGTATTGAGATGGCTGAGGGAGTGCTGCATGACTTCGAAGGCTGGGTAATATTTATTGCTTGTTTGTTCTTTCTTTTTCTTGAAATAGCTCTTCTTGGATTTATTTCCGGGATGAAGGGAGCTGTTATTGATAGGTTTAATTTAGATCTCCCAGATTTTAAGTTGGTTGATTTTAATGGTGACTTCTTTTTAATGAGAAACCAAAGGCCTTTAGTTGGCTGCTTTGTTGTTTTGATGGCCGCTTTGTTTGTTAGTGGGGCGATTAAGGGTAGGGAGGATATTCATCCTGAACGAGAGAGTTTTGTGTCAGTGCCTTTGGTTAATGATAACTGGCGTGGAAAGTCGGTGAAGCTTTCTGAGGATGTGCTAGGTGTCTTGAAACTTACAGATTATATGAATGCAAACTATATTAGCCGGCAAGACGGTGCAATAGTTAATTTGTACGCAGCGTATTATGCCTCACAACGAAGAGGTGCTTCGATACATTCTCCGAAATCATGTTTGCCAGGAGGTGGCTGGGTGCTACAAGAATTTGGGCAACATGAAATAAGTAATGTACCATCAATGAAAGGAGTTAATGTTAATCGAAGTATTATTGTTAAAGGTGAGTCTAAGCAGCTAGTGTATTATTGGTTTGAACAGCGCGGGCGAAAATTGACTAATGAGTATTTGCTCAAGTGGTACTTGATGCAAGACGCAATAATGATTAATAGAACAGATGGTGCGCTTGTAAGGTTAGTTTCACCTATAGCCTTTGATGAAACCGCTGAGGATGTCGATAAGCGTTTCGAGAGTTTTTTACTTGAATTCTATCCGGATGTTATGAAGGCCGTGCCTGGTGTTTAG